The region gaagaaaatggcggCCGTCCGGGGGCTAACAGCTGTGGCCCTGAGAGTGGTGACTCCCTGGCAAAGGAGCAGGTAACCAAGCCTAAAAAAGCACCTGGTTAGGCCCTCCAAGACTCAGGAGAACTAAGGCTCGCTGGGGAGGTGAAGGTTTGGCGTGAGGCTGTCAGGGGAAGGGACTTCAGGTTTGGCGTGAGCTGTCCAGGCGGGGGAACTTCAGGTTTGGCGTGAGGCTGGCCGGGTGGGGAGACTTCAGGTTTGGCGTGAGGCTGTCCAGGTGGAGGCACTTCAGGTTTGGCGTGAGCTGTCCGGGTGGGGGAACTTCAGGTTTGGCGTGAGGCTGGCTGGGTAGGGAGACTTCAGGTTTGGCGTGAGGCTGTCCGGTGGGGGGACTTCAGGTTTGGCGTGGGGCTGTCCGGTGGGAGGACTTCAGATTTGGCGTCAGGCTGGCCGGGTGGGGAGACTTCAGGTTTGGCGTGGGGCTGTCCGGGTAGGGGGACTTCAGGTTTGGCGTGGGGCTGTCCACGTGGAGGGTTCTAGGTGCTCTTCTGCTCCCAATCTCATCCACCTCCCTTGCGCAGCAGGATTCTCACGGCCTCCCGCGGACCCCGGGCGCTTCGGGAAGTGTCGTCCTCTAGCCCTGAAGCTGGCGAAGGGCAGATCCACCTCACCGACAGCTGCGTCCAGGTGAGAAGCCGGTCGCGGGGCAGGGGTGGTggtagggggagggggaggatttCCTTTTGGCCcacccttctttctctccttgcctGGCATTCTTGACTCTCCTTCCTGCATTTCAGAGGCTTCTGGAAATCACCGAAGGGTCAGAATTCCTCAggctggaggtggagggaggtggaTGCTCCGGATTCCAGTACAAATTTTCACTGGATACAGTTATCAACCCCGACGACAggcaaggagaaaggggtgggtcCTCCGAGAATGTGCAGGAGGGATAAAAGTGTCTCCAATTTAAGATGCACTTTTATTCCACATTTAAAACTTCTGCTAAGGATAACATTGCACCACCCTTCTCACACAGTGGGGATACAGTGAAGATTTGTTGCCTTGATTCAAAATAACTAAGTCATAGGAGGAAAATTGGcctaagtccatagggtcattGGTAGAGAGTCAAGCTGGACTAGAAAGTTTCCAGGCCTAAATTTCTATAATTTCCCAGTACTCTTTCCATTAGATCTTTTTGCCTCAGAGAAAATCAGTACCTGTTAGAGGTCATAAGGGAAGCTTCCTCCGTATTTTAGAAAACAGGATGGGCATCTCTGGGCTCAGAGGGTGTTATGTCTCTGGTGTTTATGATGTTCATTAatgccttcctcccttcttttcagGGTGTTTGAAAAGGGTGGGGCAAGAGTGGTGGTTGACTCTGATAGCTTGGCCTTCGTCAAAGGGGCCCATGTGGACTTCAGCCAAGAACTGATCCGAAGCTCATTTCAAGTGTTGAACAATCCTCAAGCACAGCAAGGTTGCTCTTGTGGATCATCCTTCTCTGTCAAACTTTGATGTGATGACAAGTGACCCGGAGATTGCTATCATCTGACTGATTTGAGGAACCTGGGATTAGAACAATTCTAGAAGTTTCCTTCCTATCATGACCCTCtctcaattttattttcccttaattCAGGATGTTGTTTCACCACTATTTTCAGAATGTGAAACTTTTACTCTTGATTTAATTTCTCCTACACAGTTGTAAGGCCAAGCCTGTGGATGCTGTTAGCTAAGGTTTAGTAACTGGTTGAAACCAGTATCATCTGTAGCACCTCCAAGGTTCCAGGAGTTAGTTCTCTGGCCTTCAGAGCTACTTGTACAAATGTGTATAGCTATGTATAAAAGCTTCGTTTTAAAGAAAGTCCTTATTTATTTGTGTTGTGGATCAGAATCACAGATTGCATAGCTTGAACACTGTGTTACTAGACCAGAGAGGATGAGAAAGCCAAAGGGaatgttatctttttgttttgctatttatttatttacttacttttattgaagtatagttgatttgcagtattgtgccaatctctgctgtacagcgaagtgactcagttatatacatatatactttcctttttattttctcttccattatggtttatcacaggatattgaatatagttcccctgtgctatacagtaggaccttgttgttgaaATGTTATCTTTTTCATCTCACCCTTCCTTAATGTGCTAGTTTACTTACCATTATTTTCTATGCACCCCATTCTTCGCTTCCCATTTGTTACAGCAGATACATTTTCTTCTCATACTTAGGAATGTGTTAGATTCACGAAACCAATAACCCATCACCCAGAAAAACTTCGAACTAAACCTCACTGATACTTGAATCATAAGTTTGAAAATAAGCTCCATACTCCATATTTGCACAAGACATTTCGTGATTCTTTGCTCATTTAGTgactaaatctttttaaaatatgttgcttTATTTATCTTATGGTGTAAAATGTTTCTGGTCTCATTGCATAGCTGGAAGTTGTCCCTTTGTTGATATAGATAATAGAtacttgggtttgtttgttttttttcagtttggaCTATAAAATGTAGGGTGcccatttaaatttgaatttttgacagcaaataatttttagtataagtGTGTCTCTGCGAAtagtaaaaattatttgttgtttatctgaaattcagatttaattgggtatcctatatttttatttgttaaatttgaTAACCTTCCTTTCGAGTCTCTGTAAGAAGAGCTTTTTAGCCACGAATTCCAGTGAATTTAACTAGAAACAACCGTAGTATGTATATGACCATGTTGGGAGAGCCAGAACTGCATGGCAACAGACAgctaaaggaaaagataaaaagcacCACCACGACAAATGGTTAACGACTGCTAACGTTGGGAAAACCACAGCCAAGCTGACTCTGTAAGGGCTACTGGTTAAACTCATCTTTTCTTCGAGAGCCTAAAAGTTCATATCAGCAAATTTTGCATTCTGGAATGGATTGAAACTTTTCTAGACTTGATTAAGGTCATTCAATAAAAGAATCATccataagaaaaatagaaatacagaatcTGAGACAAACTTACTTACATTTTCAATGTGGGAAACCCTAGGACTTAGAACAAACCTATCGTGTTTCTGCAGTGTAtacagacacaaaaggtcactcAGAAACCTGAGCAGGTTTTTTTCTTAGCAAATTGCCATGGAAAAAGTCAGAAAGCACTGTGTGGAAGCATCTGTGTATTAACTACTAAGTCAGTGAAAGTAGTTGCCAATACCTGGGCCTAATAAGGTTTTCAGCACAGACTAAGTCCTTTTATCCTCCTTGAGAAGAGATTTTGTTACATTTGAAGTGTTAAACCTCTTCTCTGATATTTTTGTGGGTTACCACACACATAATAATGAGCTTAGCACAAACATAATAGCTTTAGTTATTCCATAAACCATTAAGTTCTAGTGGTCAGTTGGGCAAGAACAGGATTTCTTCCAAAGACTGTATAAATACCTCCTATGAATGGAAGAATTGAATTTTGTGTTTAGAAAAAGTGGGTTTGGGAGAAATCAGCTTACTTCATCACACTGGGAAAGCttcacagggaagcctgaggtggtGACAAGAGGTCTCCATTGGAGGAGGGTGATGTAGAAATTTTAAGAACACGGCATGAGGAGATAATGGCATCAAGGGGACAGTGGGCAATTGGCTTGGAATAAACAGTGATGGTAGAATAGGTTTAGGATCTTCTGCAGGCCTTTCTGATCAGATGCCCTCTTCCTGGCAGGCTGTCAAAGCCAGCAGACATTTTCACAAGTTTTGTTCACTGTGCAGTTCATTAGATTTTTTACCTTCCCATTACTTTGAGGGGAGGTTATCAAGACCCTGTTTATTGCAGAATTGGGTTTTATTTACCTTCATGAGCTAGTGATCCCTGGGGCAGCATGCCCCACCGTTGTTGTAGCCGAACAGTTGTGTAAGAAATGAAGGCATGAGACCCTCCCTCTGTTTTACGTTGTGAGTCTTTATGTTGTTGGCTCTTAACTATAGGTGTTCCACCTGCCCTTAGTCTCTTTGTGTGGGAATGTTGACCAGTTACAGGGGATTCAGGGATAAGAGATTAGAAAGGACTACTGAAGAAGGTGTCTGCCGGAGTCcaagccctggtggatccagggtgattcgaaggggagacagataggtgaggaaaaacttatttatttagagatataagattaggaagaaatagtatagtaggaaatttaggtggagaaaagaggctgaataacttggtttatggggaaaaccaataaaacttcgagacaagaagtttgcaccatctacgttaggccaccggcgcccacttgaatatcgaagggtgctctgccttaggctccctttcacgtggatcttagaagccaaggcaagtaagtagacgtggtgagcctccccgctccagatgggaattcagctggaaaaggggagaaaagaacgacatgggggagcccAGCATCGGTTTAAGActcaagactttattttcaaaatcatcttatataccccaagttgtacataaagaaataatggaatatgcagagttatgcaggggcaacagtcctgaccctcattgagaccaggctttcttttacATACTTtcctgtataca is a window of Ovis canadensis isolate MfBH-ARS-UI-01 breed Bighorn chromosome 7, ARS-UI_OviCan_v2, whole genome shotgun sequence DNA encoding:
- the ISCA2 gene encoding iron-sulfur cluster assembly 2 homolog, mitochondrial isoform X1 — protein: MAAVRGLTAVALRVVTPWQRSSRILTASRGPRALREVSSSSPEAGEGQIHLTDSCVQRLLEITEGSEFLRLEVEGGGCSGFQYKFSLDTVINPDDRVFEKGGARVVVDSDSLAFVKGAHVDFSQELIRSSFQVLNNPQAQQGCSCGSSFSVKL
- the ISCA2 gene encoding iron-sulfur cluster assembly 2 homolog, mitochondrial isoform X2; protein product: MAAVRGLTAVALRVVTPWQRSRILTASRGPRALREVSSSSPEAGEGQIHLTDSCVQRLLEITEGSEFLRLEVEGGGCSGFQYKFSLDTVINPDDRVFEKGGARVVVDSDSLAFVKGAHVDFSQELIRSSFQVLNNPQAQQGCSCGSSFSVKL